One genomic window of Bartonella sp. HY038 includes the following:
- a CDS encoding UvrD-helicase domain-containing protein yields MSINQNLRNEQQIQDDIFAAIDRFESFCFNAGAGAGKTHALVEAIKHILINKHNILKKHKQGLLCITYTNVAANELKQRLGNSQFLTISTIHDVLWDIIKRYNDELLLLHKEKIDSELADLDNKINGFKDEKNFIKLAPKMETFKKIVLENRQLFWDNETANSKEFKEVFAQLIDQYDFLSDALKNVAKFKNLFQAIDKQRRLMETLKKLKLNNSKFEVKYDGKSNFDQLDKFLIGHDTLIEYSEQLIIKYPTLQRILTDQFPYIFVDEYQDTNEKVVNLLATLDKSTIEESAKNKNFLLGYFGDNKQKIYDNGIGGKLTKIHPNLKIINKIYNRRSPKIIIDIINKIRNDEIKQQPIDPSNTEGAVEFYYCTEHERNKQENIANFIQFIKQNLQASAPNIASIRQQISEPKIDCLVLINRLLAELECFNEVYSLISDSGLIYFQELNTKILSRQIDKLHPALVIIYNVLSLYKKLKDKKTTYYDLIGQTDVTVKQAQGAVKNLMAFTGEKLRNFIQHIASYTNGDEVTQCILRNFFGASNITNESFGAFEKFIENSIYTKWKPFSKTKNSNDMNNKITAKQQNEEDKKAIELTKNLLDLDLRIWLNWFDFIEDKGKEKNIRYHTYHGTKGEQYDNVVIIMEHHFGTKNRNKFLDYFKSLSSDNTQGNDKLLDEVALSKLENTQNLIYVACSRARKNLYILYLDDIGEIKENITHLFAPPQIWKSTIE; encoded by the coding sequence TTGTCAATTAATCAAAACTTACGAAACGAGCAGCAAATACAAGATGATATTTTTGCTGCAATTGATAGGTTTGAAAGCTTTTGCTTTAATGCTGGTGCTGGCGCTGGTAAAACCCACGCCTTAGTTGAAGCAATCAAACATATATTAATCAACAAACATAACATTTTAAAAAAGCACAAACAAGGCCTGCTTTGCATCACCTATACCAATGTTGCAGCCAATGAATTGAAACAGCGTTTAGGCAATTCACAATTTCTCACCATATCAACTATTCATGATGTATTATGGGATATTATTAAACGATACAATGATGAGCTTTTATTATTACATAAAGAAAAAATAGATAGCGAATTAGCGGATCTAGACAATAAAATAAATGGTTTTAAAGATGAGAAAAACTTTATTAAGTTAGCTCCCAAGATGGAAACATTCAAAAAAATTGTACTGGAAAATAGGCAACTATTCTGGGATAATGAGACTGCTAACTCAAAAGAATTTAAAGAGGTTTTTGCACAATTAATTGATCAATATGATTTTTTAAGTGATGCTTTAAAAAATGTCGCGAAATTTAAGAATTTATTCCAGGCTATTGATAAGCAACGCCGACTTATGGAAACATTAAAAAAATTAAAACTAAATAATTCTAAATTTGAAGTGAAATATGACGGCAAATCAAATTTTGATCAATTAGACAAGTTCCTTATTGGCCATGATACACTTATTGAATATAGCGAACAGCTTATTATAAAATATCCAACGCTACAGCGCATTTTAACCGATCAATTCCCATATATCTTTGTCGACGAATATCAGGACACGAATGAAAAGGTTGTTAACTTACTTGCAACACTAGATAAATCTACCATCGAAGAAAGCGCAAAAAATAAAAATTTTCTCCTTGGCTATTTTGGCGATAATAAGCAAAAAATTTATGATAATGGCATTGGTGGCAAGCTAACAAAAATACATCCAAATCTGAAAATCATTAATAAAATATATAATCGTCGATCACCTAAAATAATTATTGATATTATTAATAAAATTCGCAATGATGAAATTAAACAACAACCGATTGATCCAAGTAATACGGAAGGCGCAGTCGAGTTTTATTATTGTACGGAACACGAACGAAATAAACAAGAAAATATCGCTAATTTTATACAATTTATAAAGCAGAATTTACAAGCAAGCGCTCCCAATATTGCCTCAATAAGACAACAAATCTCTGAACCTAAAATTGATTGTCTTGTTCTAATCAACAGATTACTAGCAGAATTAGAATGTTTTAACGAAGTTTATAGTTTGATAAGCGATTCAGGTCTTATATATTTTCAAGAACTAAATACCAAGATACTATCTAGGCAAATTGATAAACTTCATCCTGCTCTTGTTATCATATATAATGTATTAAGCCTCTATAAAAAATTAAAGGATAAAAAAACAACTTACTATGATTTAATTGGACAAACAGACGTCACAGTTAAACAAGCGCAAGGCGCAGTAAAAAATTTAATGGCATTTACCGGCGAAAAACTTCGCAACTTTATTCAACATATTGCCAGTTACACAAACGGCGATGAAGTCACCCAATGTATTTTGCGCAATTTTTTTGGTGCTTCAAATATTACCAATGAAAGTTTTGGCGCATTTGAAAAATTTATTGAAAATTCAATTTACACAAAATGGAAACCATTTTCTAAAACTAAAAATAGTAACGACATGAACAATAAGATAACAGCAAAACAACAAAATGAAGAAGATAAAAAAGCTATTGAGCTCACCAAAAACCTTTTAGACCTTGATCTAAGAATATGGCTAAATTGGTTTGATTTTATTGAAGATAAGGGTAAGGAAAAAAATATCCGTTATCATACCTATCACGGGACCAAAGGTGAGCAATATGATAATGTTGTTATTATTATGGAGCATCATTTTGGAACAAAAAATAGAAATAAGTTTTTAGATTACTTTAAATCTTTAAGCTCAGATAATACGCAAGGCAATGACAAATTGCTCGATGAGGTAGCATTATCAAAACTAGAAAACACCCAAAATCTCATTTATG